In Pantoea cypripedii, the following proteins share a genomic window:
- a CDS encoding FGGY-family carbohydrate kinase, translating into MNSWLGLDCGGTFIKAGLYDAQGRELAVARQNLPVLVPEPGRAERDMTQLWQQAAAVIREVLTQSGQDAAQVAGIGISAQGKGLFLLDKQHQPLGNGILSSDRRALALVQQWQRDGMPQQLYPQTRQTLWTGHPVSLLRWIKQHEPQRYAAIGSVLMAHDYLRFCLTGELACEETNISESNLYDMQSGGWSAALAQTLAIDEIIPALPPIIGPTQIAGHVTAGAAALTGLRAGTPVVGGLFDVVSTAVCAGLHDETRLNAVMGTWSVTSGITDRIIDEVHYPFVYGRYAIDDQFIIHDASPTSAANLEWFCQQWGIEDYQQLNNWVAELPAASSSLLFLPFLYGCNAGADLHGSFFGIQAGHSRAHLVQAIYEGVVFSHLTHLNRIRQRFPRATALRLSGGPTRSAPWMQMFADASGMPVEVPQIAESGCLGAALVALTGTGAYASLQQAQQALNPEIVTWQPDSTRHARYLQKYQRYQQLVQALAAVQGETP; encoded by the coding sequence ATGAACAGCTGGTTAGGACTGGATTGCGGCGGCACCTTTATCAAGGCCGGGTTGTACGACGCGCAGGGCCGCGAACTGGCGGTGGCGCGGCAAAATTTGCCGGTGCTGGTGCCGGAACCGGGCAGAGCCGAACGCGATATGACCCAGCTGTGGCAGCAGGCGGCGGCGGTGATCCGCGAGGTACTGACGCAAAGCGGGCAGGATGCGGCGCAGGTGGCGGGTATCGGCATCTCCGCGCAGGGCAAAGGGCTGTTCCTGCTGGATAAGCAACATCAGCCACTCGGCAATGGCATCCTGTCATCCGACCGACGTGCGCTGGCGTTGGTGCAGCAGTGGCAACGTGACGGTATGCCGCAACAGCTTTATCCGCAGACGCGTCAGACGCTGTGGACCGGCCACCCGGTGTCGCTGCTGCGCTGGATTAAACAACATGAACCCCAGCGTTATGCCGCCATCGGCAGCGTGTTGATGGCGCATGATTACCTGCGTTTCTGTCTGACCGGGGAGCTGGCGTGTGAAGAGACCAACATCTCTGAATCCAATCTGTATGACATGCAGAGCGGTGGCTGGTCAGCGGCGCTGGCACAGACGTTAGCCATCGATGAAATCATCCCGGCGCTGCCGCCGATTATTGGTCCGACGCAGATTGCCGGTCATGTCACCGCCGGGGCGGCAGCGCTGACCGGCCTGCGTGCGGGCACGCCGGTGGTAGGTGGCTTGTTTGATGTGGTCTCCACCGCGGTCTGTGCCGGGTTGCATGATGAAACCCGGCTGAACGCGGTGATGGGCACCTGGTCAGTCACCAGTGGCATTACCGACCGCATCATCGATGAAGTGCATTACCCGTTTGTCTATGGCCGCTACGCCATTGATGACCAGTTCATCATCCATGACGCCAGCCCGACTTCGGCGGCGAACCTGGAATGGTTTTGTCAGCAATGGGGCATTGAGGATTACCAGCAGCTGAATAACTGGGTGGCGGAATTGCCCGCAGCCAGCAGTTCGTTGCTGTTCCTGCCGTTCCTGTATGGCTGCAACGCCGGGGCCGATCTGCACGGCAGTTTCTTTGGCATCCAGGCGGGCCATAGCCGGGCACATCTGGTGCAGGCGATCTATGAAGGGGTGGTGTTCTCGCACCTGACTCATCTCAACCGTATCCGCCAGCGTTTCCCGCGTGCCACCGCCCTGCGCCTGAGCGGCGGCCCGACCCGTTCCGCCCCCTGGATGCAAATGTTCGCCGACGCCAGCGGGATGCCGGTCGAAGTGCCGCAGATCGCCGAGAGCGGTTGTCTCGGTGCGGCGCTGGTGGCCCTGACCGGCACCGGTGCGTATGCCTCGCTGCAACAGGCGCAGCAGGCGCTTAACCCGGAAATTGTCACCTGGCAACCGGACAGTACCCGACACGCCCGTTATCTACAGAAATATCAACGTTATCAGCAGCTGGTGCAGGCTCTGGCGGCTGTACAAGGAGAGACCCCATGA
- the ulaD gene encoding 3-keto-L-gulonate-6-phosphate decarboxylase UlaD: protein MSLPLLQLALDHTDLDAALSTAQQLHQQVDIIEAGTILCFSAGIEAVRRLRQQHPGKTLVADFKVADAGATLARMAFDAGANWMTVICAAPLATFATALEVAREYQGDIQIELFGHWTLDDARQWRSLGLTQAIYHRGRDAQASGQQWSQQDLDAMQALSDMGFALSITGGITPAELPQFRNIDVKAFIAGRALSDSVTGVETASQFHQAIANIWGTP, encoded by the coding sequence ATGAGCCTTCCTTTGCTCCAGCTGGCGCTGGATCACACCGACCTCGATGCCGCACTCAGCACCGCGCAGCAGCTGCATCAGCAGGTCGATATCATCGAAGCCGGCACCATTTTATGTTTCAGCGCGGGCATTGAGGCGGTACGCCGTCTGCGTCAGCAGCATCCAGGCAAAACCCTGGTGGCCGATTTCAAAGTGGCGGATGCCGGGGCCACGCTGGCCCGCATGGCATTCGATGCCGGTGCTAACTGGATGACGGTAATTTGTGCCGCGCCGCTGGCGACCTTCGCCACCGCACTGGAGGTGGCGCGCGAGTATCAGGGCGATATCCAGATCGAGCTGTTTGGTCACTGGACGCTGGATGATGCGCGGCAGTGGCGCAGTCTCGGGCTGACGCAGGCTATTTACCACCGGGGCCGCGATGCGCAGGCCAGTGGTCAGCAGTGGAGCCAGCAGGATCTCGATGCGATGCAGGCGTTATCGGATATGGGGTTTGCGCTTTCCATTACCGGGGGGATCACCCCGGCCGAACTGCCGCAGTTTCGCAATATCGACGTAAAAGCGTTTATCGCCGGGCGCGCGCTGAGTGACAGTGTCACCGGTGTCGAGACCGCCAGCCAATTTCATCAGGCCATTGCCAACATCTGGGGAACACCATGA
- a CDS encoding L-ribulose-5-phosphate 3-epimerase, whose product MKRQHPLGIYEKALPAHLTWPERLALAKACGFDFVEMSVDETDERLARLDWSKEQRLSLVNAMIETGVTIPSMCLSGHRRFPFGSHDAATRQRADDLMDRAIQLAKDVGIRTIQLAGYDVYYEPHDAGTVERFAAGLSRAVERAAAAQVMLAVEIMDTEFINAISKWKVWEQQQASPWFSVYPDVGNLSAWGNDVTAELTLGIDRIAAIHLKDTQPVTADSPGQFRDVPFGQGCVDFVSVFRTLKQLNYRGAFLIEMWTEKAEEPVAEIVQARRWIEQKMQEGGLL is encoded by the coding sequence ATGAAACGCCAGCATCCACTGGGAATCTATGAGAAAGCGCTGCCCGCCCATCTGACCTGGCCGGAACGCCTCGCGTTGGCGAAAGCCTGCGGCTTCGACTTTGTCGAAATGTCGGTCGATGAGACCGATGAACGGCTGGCACGGCTGGACTGGAGCAAAGAGCAGCGTCTGTCGCTGGTTAACGCGATGATTGAAACCGGCGTCACCATTCCGTCGATGTGCCTGTCCGGGCATCGCCGCTTTCCGTTCGGCAGTCACGATGCGGCGACGCGTCAGCGTGCCGATGACCTGATGGATCGGGCGATCCAGTTGGCAAAGGATGTCGGCATTCGCACTATCCAGCTGGCGGGGTATGACGTCTACTACGAACCGCACGATGCCGGGACGGTGGAGCGCTTTGCCGCCGGGTTATCGCGCGCGGTGGAACGCGCGGCGGCGGCCCAGGTGATGCTGGCGGTGGAAATTATGGATACCGAATTTATCAACGCCATCAGCAAATGGAAGGTGTGGGAGCAGCAGCAGGCTTCGCCGTGGTTCTCGGTCTATCCCGATGTCGGCAACCTCAGCGCCTGGGGTAATGACGTCACCGCCGAACTGACGCTGGGCATTGATCGTATCGCCGCCATCCATCTGAAGGATACCCAGCCGGTAACCGCCGATTCGCCCGGCCAATTCCGTGATGTGCCATTTGGTCAGGGCTGCGTCGATTTTGTCAGCGTGTTCCGCACGCTCAAACAGCTGAACTATCGCGGTGCGTTTCTGATTGAGATGTGGACGGAAAAAGCCGAGGAGCCCGTGGCGGAGATCGTGCAGGCGCGGCGCTGGATTGAACAGAAAATGCAGGAAGGGGGATTATTATGA
- the araD gene encoding L-ribulose-5-phosphate 4-epimerase, translated as MSLSTLKQQVLDANLALPRHHLVTFTWGNVSAIDRASGLVAIKPSGVEYDGMTVEDIVVLELESGRIVEGSKKPSSDTATHLALYRAFTDIGGIVHTHSRHATIWSQAGQDLPAWGTTHADYFYGTIPCTRLMTEQEIVNQYEHNTGEVIIETFRSRGISPTAIPAVLVNAHGPFAWGKDAENAVHNAVVLEEIAYMGIFSRQLTPGIKDMPQDLLDKHFLRKHGANAYYGQ; from the coding sequence ATGAGCTTATCAACGTTGAAACAACAGGTGCTGGACGCCAATCTGGCGTTGCCGCGCCATCACCTCGTCACCTTTACCTGGGGCAATGTCAGCGCCATCGATCGCGCCAGTGGCCTGGTGGCGATCAAACCTTCCGGCGTGGAGTATGACGGTATGACGGTGGAGGACATCGTGGTGCTGGAACTGGAAAGCGGACGCATCGTTGAAGGTAGCAAGAAACCGTCGTCGGATACCGCCACCCATCTGGCGTTGTATCGTGCTTTTACTGATATCGGCGGCATTGTGCATACCCATTCACGCCATGCCACCATCTGGTCACAGGCCGGGCAGGACTTGCCCGCCTGGGGCACCACCCACGCCGACTACTTCTATGGCACCATTCCCTGTACTCGTTTGATGACCGAACAGGAAATCGTCAATCAGTACGAACACAACACCGGCGAGGTGATTATCGAAACTTTCCGTTCGCGCGGTATCAGCCCGACGGCGATCCCGGCAGTGCTGGTCAATGCTCATGGTCCCTTCGCCTGGGGTAAAGACGCGGAGAACGCGGTACACAACGCGGTGGTGCTGGAAGAGATTGCTTATATGGGGATTTTCTCGCGTCAGCTGACGCCGGGGATAAAAGATATGCCGCAGGATTTGCTGGATAAGCATTTTCTCAGGAAACATGGCGCTAACGCCTATTACGGGCAGTAA
- the kbaY gene encoding tagatose-bisphosphate aldolase subunit KbaY, whose protein sequence is MGIISTKYLLLDAQARGYAVPAFNIHNAETIQAILDVCKEMQSPVILAGTPGTFKHIAFKEIFALCEAYSTSYGLPLALHLDHHETLDDIRNKVAAGVRSAMIDGSHVPFADNVRLTREVVNFCHRHDCSVEAELGRLGGVEDDMAVSDESAFLTDPDEALQFVEQTGVDSLAVAIGTAHGLYTQTPKIDFDRLAKIQQRVDIPLVLHGASDVPDDYVRRAIGLGVCKVNVATELKIAFAGAVKNWFGENPQGNDPRYYLRVGMDAMKAVVRDKILVCGSADRLK, encoded by the coding sequence ATGGGCATCATCTCGACCAAATATCTGTTGCTGGATGCACAGGCGCGCGGCTATGCCGTGCCCGCCTTTAATATCCATAACGCCGAAACCATTCAGGCGATCCTTGATGTTTGCAAGGAAATGCAATCGCCGGTGATTCTGGCGGGCACGCCGGGCACCTTTAAACATATTGCGTTTAAGGAGATATTTGCCCTGTGCGAGGCTTACTCCACCAGTTACGGCCTGCCGCTGGCGCTGCACCTCGACCATCATGAAACCCTTGATGACATCCGCAATAAAGTCGCTGCCGGGGTACGCAGTGCGATGATTGACGGCAGCCATGTGCCCTTTGCCGACAACGTGCGTCTGACGCGTGAAGTGGTGAACTTCTGTCATCGCCACGATTGCAGCGTCGAAGCGGAACTGGGACGCCTCGGTGGCGTAGAAGATGATATGGCGGTCAGTGATGAAAGCGCATTTCTCACCGATCCCGACGAAGCCCTGCAGTTCGTCGAACAAACCGGGGTTGACAGCCTGGCGGTGGCGATCGGCACCGCGCATGGTCTTTATACGCAAACGCCGAAAATTGACTTCGACCGGCTGGCAAAAATTCAGCAGCGCGTCGATATCCCGCTGGTGTTACACGGTGCCAGCGACGTGCCGGATGACTATGTCCGCCGCGCCATCGGGCTGGGCGTGTGCAAAGTCAATGTCGCCACTGAACTGAAAATCGCCTTTGCCGGTGCGGTAAAGAACTGGTTTGGCGAGAATCCACAAGGTAATGATCCCCGCTATTATCTGCGGGTGGGAATGGATGCGATGAAAGCAGTAGTACGCGATAAAATTCTGGTGTGTGGATCGGCGGATCGGCTGAAATAA
- a CDS encoding SIS domain-containing protein produces the protein MNETLAANMSGTQTWTEEEIRQQPASWMSALQHLDAQRGELDDWLATFYAQPNGRIILTGAGSSAFIGDIIAPYLARQLRTNVVAIPTTDLVTNPMDYFPDDQPLLLVSFARSGNSPESVAAVQLANQFVPDCRHLIITCNATGDLYRFASEHDNARARLMPAETHDRGFAMTSSISTMMLSCLAIFAPQQFNTPRFSHVAECCEKIIQSHGDFSQSAFGDLDWQRVVYLGSGSLQGAARESALKVLELTAGQLAAFYESPVGFRHGPKSLVDDKTLVVLFVSGHPYTRQYDLDLLTELHREKIALRVVAITSQPAAEVAAGPHLYLPTTQTLNDIELAFCFLIYAQIFALTASLKSGITPDTPSASGTVNRVVQGVVIHPWQQQKEAH, from the coding sequence ATGAATGAAACCCTTGCGGCCAACATGTCGGGAACCCAAACCTGGACCGAGGAAGAGATTCGACAGCAACCGGCAAGCTGGATGAGCGCCCTGCAACATCTCGACGCGCAGCGTGGCGAACTGGATGACTGGCTAGCTACCTTCTACGCCCAGCCCAATGGCCGGATTATCCTCACGGGTGCGGGATCCTCAGCCTTTATCGGCGATATCATCGCCCCTTATCTGGCGCGTCAGCTCAGGACCAATGTGGTCGCCATCCCCACCACCGATTTAGTCACCAATCCGATGGACTACTTCCCGGACGATCAACCCCTTCTGCTGGTGTCGTTTGCCCGCTCCGGCAACAGCCCGGAAAGCGTAGCGGCGGTACAACTTGCCAATCAGTTTGTGCCCGACTGCCGCCATCTGATCATTACCTGCAACGCCACCGGTGATTTGTATCGTTTTGCCAGTGAGCATGACAACGCCAGGGCGCGTCTGATGCCAGCGGAAACCCATGACCGTGGTTTTGCCATGACCAGCAGCATTAGCACCATGATGCTGAGTTGCCTGGCTATTTTTGCGCCGCAGCAGTTCAATACTCCGCGCTTCAGCCATGTTGCCGAGTGCTGCGAAAAGATCATTCAAAGCCACGGTGATTTCAGCCAGTCAGCCTTTGGCGATCTTGACTGGCAACGGGTGGTCTATCTCGGCAGTGGCAGCCTGCAGGGCGCGGCACGCGAATCAGCGCTGAAGGTGCTGGAACTCACCGCCGGACAATTGGCCGCCTTCTACGAATCGCCGGTTGGCTTCCGCCACGGTCCTAAATCGCTGGTTGATGATAAAACCCTGGTGGTGCTGTTCGTCTCCGGCCATCCCTATACTCGTCAGTACGACCTTGACCTGCTGACCGAGCTGCATCGTGAAAAGATCGCCCTGCGCGTGGTCGCCATCACCAGCCAGCCTGCTGCCGAGGTTGCAGCGGGGCCGCATCTCTATTTACCCACCACCCAGACGCTAAACGATATTGAGCTGGCCTTCTGCTTCCTGATCTATGCGCAGATCTTTGCGCTGACGGCATCGCTGAAATCCGGTATTACCCCGGATACCCCTTCCGCCAGCGGCACGGTGAATCGCGTGGTTCAGGGCGTGGTGATCCATCCGTGGCAGCAACAGAAGGAAGCACACTGA
- the nagA gene encoding N-acetylglucosamine-6-phosphate deacetylase yields MEQIIRAQRLLCAEGWRDEQQLHLVDGIITAIQPIAPGETRRDAELLCPAYIDTHVHGGAGVDVMDDDPSALLTLAQHKAGEGVGAWLATTVTAPLPEIVEALRRVAAYRHHPSGAQLLGSYLEGPWFTAENRGAHLPEWFRELDINEIDQLIEVAQGTLRMVALAPEKPAALAAIRHLKARGVRVMLGHSAASYDQTLAALDAGADGLVHCFNGMRGLHHREPGMTGAGLSDARAWLELIADGHHVHPAVLRLTCQCAQQRIILITDAMRAAGMPDGLYSICGHDVEMRAGVVRTAQGGLAGSTLALDAAVRNMVAHGGVSSQQAIEMASLHPARLLGIAHQLGTLAPGKQANLLALNDQLYPQQLWVKGVAVG; encoded by the coding sequence ATGGAACAGATTATTCGGGCGCAGCGCTTACTGTGCGCGGAAGGCTGGCGCGATGAACAGCAGCTGCACCTGGTAGATGGCATCATTACTGCCATCCAGCCCATCGCCCCCGGCGAGACGCGGCGGGATGCGGAGCTGCTGTGCCCGGCCTATATCGATACCCATGTGCATGGCGGTGCGGGCGTGGATGTGATGGATGACGATCCCTCGGCGTTGCTGACGCTGGCACAACATAAGGCAGGCGAAGGAGTCGGTGCCTGGCTGGCAACCACCGTCACCGCCCCGCTGCCAGAAATCGTCGAGGCGTTAAGGCGCGTCGCTGCTTATCGCCATCATCCGTCCGGTGCTCAGCTGCTGGGCAGTTACCTTGAAGGCCCCTGGTTTACCGCCGAAAATCGCGGTGCACACCTGCCCGAATGGTTCCGCGAGCTGGATATCAACGAGATCGATCAACTGATCGAGGTGGCGCAAGGCACGCTGCGCATGGTAGCGCTGGCCCCGGAAAAACCTGCGGCGCTGGCGGCCATTCGTCATCTGAAAGCACGGGGAGTTCGCGTGATGCTGGGGCACAGCGCCGCCAGTTATGACCAGACGCTGGCAGCGCTGGATGCCGGTGCCGATGGCCTGGTACATTGCTTCAATGGTATGCGCGGTTTGCATCATCGCGAACCGGGCATGACGGGCGCGGGATTAAGCGACGCGCGCGCCTGGCTGGAGCTGATCGCCGATGGTCATCATGTCCATCCGGCGGTCCTGCGCCTCACCTGCCAATGCGCGCAGCAACGCATCATTCTGATTACTGACGCCATGCGAGCCGCCGGAATGCCCGATGGGCTGTACTCAATTTGTGGTCACGATGTGGAGATGCGGGCGGGTGTGGTGCGCACGGCGCAAGGGGGTCTGGCTGGCAGCACGCTGGCGCTGGATGCCGCGGTACGCAATATGGTCGCCCACGGCGGCGTCAGCAGCCAACAGGCGATTGAGATGGCCAGCCTGCATCCGGCGCGCCTGCTGGGCATAGCGCATCAGCTGGGCACCCTCGCACCGGGGAAACAGGCCAATCTGCTGGCGCTGAATGACCAGCTGTATCCCCAGCAGCTATGGGTTAAGGGTGTGGCGGTAGGGTAG
- the kbaZ gene encoding tagatose-bisphosphate aldolase subunit KbaZ: MKLLTEIITRHQQGEQNGLFSVCSAHPLVLEAALCFARDRQQPLLVEATSNQVDQTGGYTGMTPADFRDFLWQLADTCQFPREQLILGGDHLGPNRWQKEAAGVAMQHAEVLIAHYVQAGFKKIHLDCSMSCADDPVPLTDAIVAQRAARLAAIAEETCQQHFGCRDLVYVIGTEVPVPGGAHETLTELAVTTPEAAQATLLAHHHAFEQQGLSELWPRIIGLVVQPGVEFDHTHIIDYQPQKAQQLRQWAEAAGRPLFEAHSTDYQTPEALRQLVIDHFAILKVGPALTFALREALFSLASIEEELLSAKACSHLRTVLEDVMLDKPGYWQSHYHGDSYTRRLARGFSYSDRVRYYWPDAQIADAFKVLIRNLADTPLPLPLISQYLPLQYNKVRQGQLPATPHALLIDHIQDVLQQYHYACQPA, encoded by the coding sequence GTGAAACTACTGACTGAAATTATCACCCGTCATCAGCAAGGAGAGCAAAATGGACTCTTCTCCGTTTGCTCTGCTCACCCGTTAGTGCTGGAGGCCGCGCTGTGCTTTGCCCGCGATCGCCAGCAACCGCTGCTGGTCGAAGCCACCTCCAACCAGGTGGATCAGACCGGTGGTTATACCGGCATGACGCCAGCAGACTTTCGTGATTTTCTCTGGCAGCTGGCGGATACCTGCCAGTTTCCGCGTGAACAGCTGATTCTCGGCGGCGACCATCTCGGCCCTAATCGCTGGCAAAAGGAAGCTGCCGGGGTGGCGATGCAACATGCCGAGGTGTTAATTGCCCATTATGTGCAGGCGGGCTTTAAGAAAATCCATCTCGATTGCAGCATGTCCTGTGCCGATGATCCGGTGCCGCTGACCGATGCCATTGTGGCGCAACGCGCCGCGCGACTGGCAGCGATTGCCGAGGAAACCTGCCAGCAGCATTTCGGCTGCCGTGATCTGGTGTATGTCATCGGCACGGAAGTCCCGGTACCCGGTGGCGCTCACGAAACCCTGACCGAACTGGCCGTCACCACCCCGGAAGCGGCGCAGGCCACGCTACTGGCGCACCACCATGCCTTTGAGCAACAGGGGTTGTCTGAGCTATGGCCACGCATTATCGGTCTGGTGGTGCAGCCTGGCGTAGAGTTTGACCATACGCACATCATTGATTATCAACCACAAAAAGCGCAGCAACTGCGCCAGTGGGCGGAAGCCGCCGGACGGCCGCTGTTCGAAGCCCACTCCACCGACTATCAAACCCCTGAAGCGCTGCGCCAGCTGGTTATCGACCATTTCGCCATTCTGAAAGTCGGCCCGGCGTTAACCTTTGCCCTGCGCGAAGCGCTGTTTTCCCTCGCCAGCATCGAAGAGGAACTGCTGAGTGCCAAAGCCTGTTCCCACCTGCGCACCGTGCTGGAGGATGTGATGCTCGACAAACCCGGCTACTGGCAAAGTCATTATCACGGCGATAGCTACACTCGCCGCCTGGCGCGCGGCTTTAGCTATTCGGACCGGGTGCGCTACTACTGGCCGGATGCGCAGATTGCCGATGCGTTTAAGGTGCTGATCCGCAATCTGGCGGATACCCCACTCCCGTTGCCGCTGATCAGCCAGTATCTGCCGCTGCAATACAACAAAGTGCGCCAGGGTCAGCTGCCTGCCACTCCCCATGCATTGTTAATCGATCATATTCAGGATGTGCTGCAACAGTATCATTACGCCTGCCAGCCTGCTTAA
- a CDS encoding DeoR family transcriptional regulator — protein sequence MQHSDNPMEKSVAATSERREQIIQKLRQQGSVQVNDLAALYGVSTVTIRNDLAFLEKQGIAVRVYGGALICDNGQGTAEPSVKDKSSLNISAKRSIASVAAELIKPGHRVILDSGTTTFEIARHMRQHQNVIAMTNGMNVANALVEAEGVEVLMTGGHLRRQSLSFYGDQADHSLQNYHFDLLFLGVDAIDLDRGISTHNEDEARLNRRMCEVAERIIVVTDSSKFNRSSLHKIIDTQRIHMIITDDSIPQNSLEGLRRAGIEVVLVSQ from the coding sequence ATGCAGCATTCTGATAATCCGATGGAAAAAAGCGTGGCGGCGACCAGCGAGCGCCGCGAGCAGATTATTCAAAAATTACGCCAGCAGGGTAGCGTGCAGGTGAATGATCTCGCTGCGCTTTACGGGGTTTCCACCGTCACCATTCGTAACGATCTGGCGTTTCTGGAAAAGCAGGGGATTGCGGTTCGCGTGTACGGTGGGGCGCTGATCTGTGATAACGGCCAGGGAACAGCGGAGCCTTCGGTGAAGGACAAAAGTTCGCTGAATATTTCGGCGAAACGCAGCATCGCCAGCGTGGCTGCCGAGCTGATTAAACCGGGCCATCGGGTGATCCTTGATTCCGGCACCACCACCTTTGAGATTGCCCGCCATATGCGCCAGCATCAGAATGTCATCGCCATGACCAACGGGATGAACGTTGCCAACGCCCTGGTGGAAGCGGAAGGGGTGGAAGTGCTGATGACCGGCGGCCATTTGCGCCGCCAGTCGCTGTCGTTTTATGGTGACCAGGCCGATCATTCGTTGCAGAACTACCATTTTGACCTGCTGTTTCTCGGCGTCGATGCCATCGATCTGGATCGCGGCATCAGCACCCATAACGAGGATGAAGCGCGCCTGAATCGTCGCATGTGCGAGGTGGCGGAACGCATCATTGTGGTCACCGACTCCAGCAAATTTAACCGTTCCAGCCTGCACAAAATCATCGATACCCAGCGTATCCATATGATCATCACCGACGACAGCATTCCGCAGAACAGCCTCGAAGGGCTGCGTCGGGCGGGGATTGAAGTGGTGCTGGTCAGCCAGTAA
- a CDS encoding Gfo/Idh/MocA family protein — protein MKVGIIGLGFRLGYLGHVFSSLLPDFTIVGYVDPAPAGLATLQQHGIAAGDVYDTPEALLAAHQLDLLMIGSPNHLHLEHIRVGLEAGVKVFCEKPVVASLEQSYQLAELLAQYGQEQLLIGLVLRYAPMYRDVMQARQSGALGHIVSVEAAEHIYPYHGAFFMRDWRRYSRYSGSFMLEKCCHDLDLYNSLIGSRPMRVASFGGRRNFVPENDPRQHGVDDMTLFHQKPSGWLGDDKVFDSDGDIVDHQVAIVEYANGVAMNFHTNINAPDQFRRFCIMGSRGQAEGDFIRGFLWVHDVMSGNKTVDKQYATRTALSQHYGADEQMAREVIDHVLHGGPLPVSPQDAIEAGILALAMDEAREQRKLVDLAPVWEKLDRLLTPAQTA, from the coding sequence ATGAAAGTAGGCATTATTGGATTAGGGTTCCGTCTCGGTTATCTCGGGCATGTGTTCAGTAGCCTGTTGCCAGACTTCACCATCGTGGGTTACGTCGATCCGGCCCCGGCCGGGCTGGCGACCCTGCAACAGCATGGCATCGCAGCCGGTGATGTCTATGACACGCCCGAGGCGCTGCTGGCGGCGCATCAGCTCGATCTGTTGATGATCGGCTCTCCCAATCACCTGCATCTGGAGCATATCCGCGTTGGTCTGGAAGCGGGCGTGAAAGTGTTTTGCGAAAAGCCGGTGGTGGCAAGCCTTGAACAAAGTTATCAGTTGGCTGAATTGCTGGCGCAGTATGGTCAGGAACAGCTGCTGATTGGCCTGGTCCTGCGCTATGCGCCGATGTACCGCGATGTGATGCAGGCACGGCAGTCCGGCGCGCTGGGTCATATCGTTTCGGTAGAAGCCGCGGAACATATCTACCCGTACCACGGGGCCTTTTTTATGCGCGACTGGCGGCGCTATTCACGCTATTCCGGCAGCTTTATGCTGGAAAAATGCTGCCATGATCTCGATCTCTACAATAGCTTGATTGGTTCCCGGCCGATGCGCGTTGCCAGCTTTGGCGGGCGGCGTAATTTTGTGCCAGAAAATGATCCGCGCCAGCACGGGGTGGATGATATGACGCTGTTTCACCAGAAGCCGTCTGGCTGGCTGGGGGACGATAAAGTGTTCGACAGCGATGGCGACATCGTTGACCACCAGGTGGCGATTGTTGAATACGCCAACGGCGTGGCGATGAATTTCCATACCAACATCAACGCACCGGACCAATTCCGCCGTTTCTGCATCATGGGGTCGCGCGGCCAGGCGGAAGGCGATTTTATTCGTGGTTTCCTGTGGGTACACGATGTCATGAGCGGCAACAAAACCGTGGATAAGCAGTACGCTACCCGTACCGCGTTGTCACAGCATTATGGTGCCGATGAACAAATGGCGCGTGAGGTGATAGACCACGTGCTGCACGGCGGCCCGCTGCCGGTTTCGCCGCAGGATGCGATTGAAGCCGGGATTCTGGCGCTGGCGATGGATGAAGCCCGTGAGCAGCGCAAATTGGTGGATTTAGCGCCGGTATGGGAAAAACTTGATCGGTTGCTCACTCCGGCGCAAACCGCATGA